The Fuscovulum sp. sequence CAATGACGCAAGAGGCGCTCCGCGCCATCGAAGGCCTGCCCGCAGATGATCCCATCGGCCGCCTCGCCGCCTTCATCGCCGCCAACTTCCGCCCGCCGGTGATGACCCCCGCCGTCGTCGGCGTCTGGGCCAGCTACATGCACCTTGGCCGCAATGACCCGGTGATCCACACCATCCACGAAGCCACCTATCTTGGCTACCGTGACCGTCTGCAAGACCTGATCGCCGCCCTGCCCCGCCCCGCCGACCCAGCCCGCGACCGGCGCGAAGCCATCGCCTGCAATGCCCTGATCGACGGGCTCTGGATCGAAGGCGGCTCCCTCCCCGACAGCTTTGCCAGCGGCGAGGTCGTGCGC is a genomic window containing:
- a CDS encoding TetR family transcriptional regulator C-terminal domain-containing protein, producing MPGPALRRPYRREGEEKRRDDLIAAAMALVAEGGTEAATVRAIAARAGVTPGLIRHYFQSKEELTHAAYRHVMDSMTQEALRAIEGLPADDPIGRLAAFIAANFRPPVMTPAVVGVWASYMHLGRNDPVIHTIHEATYLGYRDRLQDLIAALPRPADPARDRREAIACNALIDGLWIEGGSLPDSFASGEVVRIALDGIGAMLGVRFPDTAYSDPSDRKITP